Sequence from the Streptomyces sp. NBC_00358 genome:
TCTCGAGCTTCGTCTGGTCGACTCGCTGCCGCTGAAGATGGTCGTGTCGGACCGGGAGCGTGCCATGGTCCCGCTGGACATGGCGGACTCCGGTGGTGAGCCGAGCGCCATCGTGGTGCACCGCAGTGGCCTGCTGACGGCCCTGGTTCATCTTTTCGAGAAGGAATGGGCCCAGGCCCGTCCGCTGTACACCACCGCCACGGGTGTGCGTGCGAAGCCGACAGCCGATCAGCAGCCGACCGAGGGGGAACTGGAGGTCCTTGCCCTGTTGCTGGCGGGGGTCTCCGACCGGCGGGCGGCCTCCCAACTCGGTCTCTCGATACGCACCGTGGAGCGACGGACACGCCGTCTGATGGACCTTGCCGGGGCTGATTCGCGTCTGCAGCTCGGGTGGCACGCCGCACGTGCGGGCTGGTTCTGACCCGTCAGGCCGATGCTCGCCCGGATGATCGGGGCGTAGGACGTGCGGGTGTACCTGCACCTGCCGGGCCCCGAGCCCCACCGAGCCGACGGATGTGCCGCGTGACGGGAAACCGACATGCGGGAAACCCGTCACGCGCGGCGTCCCTCACAGGTCCGTATGCATGTCAGGCTCCGGCTACAGCCTGACATGTTCACGGTATCCAGTGGGGAGATCCATGCGCTCCATAACGCATACAGTCTTGGGCGCGGCGACCGTTGCCGTCCTGACTGTCACCGCGATCCTGCCTTCCGGGGCGGCGGCGGACACGCCGTCCGACGGTGCCTCGGGGAAGAGGCCCATCGTCGGCGGTGCGACCACGGCCGCGGCCGGCAAGCAGGTGTCGGTCACGCTCGTCACCGGCGACAGGGTCCTGGTGACCACGGACCTGTCGGGTCACAGCTCCGCGGCCGTCCTGCCCCGCGATGACGGCACACAGCCGATCGTGCAGACCTTTCAGATGGGCAAGGACCTCTACGTCTATCCGGAGGGCGCCTCCAGGGCGATCGCCGAGGGCAAGGTCGACGAGCAGTTGTTCAACGTCACCGGGCTCATCCGGCAGGGATACGACGACGCACATAGCGACACGCTGCCGCTCATCGCCACATATCAGAACAGTGTGAACCTCGCCAGCAGCGCGCCTGCGGCCCCCCGCGGGGCCGAGCGGGGCCTGAGCCTCCCGACTGTGGACGGCGTCGCGCTCACGGCCGACAAGGACACGGCCGCCACCTTCTGGCAGGACATCACCAACGCCCGCTCACGTTCCGCCTCCACGCTGAAGAAGCTGTGGCTGGACGGCAAGGTCAAGGCCACGCTGGAGCAGTCCACCGCGCAGGTGCACGCGCCGGAGGCCTGGGCGGCCGGCTATGACGGCAAGGGCACCAAGGTCGCCGTGCTGGACACGGGCGTGGACGCCGAGCACCCGGACCTGGTGGGCCGGGTCGCCGCGTCCGAGAACTTCACGGACTCCAAGACCACCGACGACCAGGTGGGCCACGGCACTCACACCGCTTCCACGGTCGGCGGGTCCGGAGCGGCCAGTGACGGCCGCGAGAAGGGCGTCGCCCCCGGTACCTCCCTGCTCATCGGCAAGGTCCTCAACGACCAGGGCTACGGCCAGGATTCCTGGATCATCGCGGGTATGCAGTGGGCCGTCGACCAGCAGGCGGATGTCGTCTCCATGAGCCTGGGCAATCCCGCGATCGGCGACTGCACCGACCCGGTGGCCCAGGCCGCGCAGCAGCTCTCGCAGAACACCCACACCCTGTTCGTCATCGCCGCCGGCAACGCCGGTTCGGGCACTGAGACCGTTTCCTCGCCCGGTTGCGTGCCCGGCGTGCTGACCGTCGGTGCCGTGGACCGCGACGACACCACGGCGCAGTTCTCCAGCCGCGGTCCCGTCGCCGTCACTCACACCCTCAAGCCCGAGATCGCCGCCCCCGGCGTCGACATCTCGGCGGCCAACGCGGGCGGACGGGGCGTCTACGCCTACCGGACGATGTCCGGTACCTCCATGGCCACCCCGCATGTCGCGGGTGCCGCGGCCGTCGTCCGTCAGGCCCACCCGGACTGGACTGCGCAGCAGATCAAGGCCGCCCTGGTCGCCTCCGCCCGCACCGGCGGCAAGGTCGGCGGCGCCGACCAGACCGGCGCCGGTGTCCTCGACGTGTTCGCCGCGGTGAACCAGAAGGTGCTCTCCGTGCCCGCCGTCCAGGCCGGCAGCTACAACTGGCCGCAGGACGCCTCGGACCGCACCACCGTGCGGGTGCCGTTCACCAACACCACCGGCCGCGATCTGACCCTGAGACTGAGGGTCAGCGGTGTGCACGGCAACGACGGCAGCGACGTCGACTCCCGCATCGTCCAACTGGATGACGACAAGGTGAGGGTTCCCGCGGGGGCCACCGCCCAGGTGCCGCTGCGGATCGACCCCACCGCCCGCCTGAACGACGCCCAGTACGGTGCGGTCACCGGCCGGATCCTGGCCACCGGCGAAGGTGTGCACGTCTCCGTGCCCGTCACGCTCTACGTCCAGCCGGAGACGGTCACGCTGCGGGTCAAGGTCATCGACCGCAACGGCAAGCCCGCGGCCGGCTCTTCCTCCCTGGACCTCGTCAAGCTCGACATCGACAAGGGCGAGCGCCGTACCAACGCGGGTGCGACCGACCAGACGTACAGCGTGCGCCCGGGTGACTACGCTCTCAGCAGTTTCGTGATGTCGTACGACGCGAACAACGCCGCCGAGTCGGTCAGTTACCTCGCGCGGCCGCAACTGCGGATCACCCGTGACACCACCGTCGTCCTCGACGCCCGCAAGGCCCACCAACTGAGCCTGCACACCGACCGGCCTTCGACGGTGGACAGCACCACCTTCAGCTACAGCCGCATTTGGGACGACACCTGGCTGATGGCCGGCTCGGTCGTGATCGGCAAGACCGTCCAGAAGGTCTACGCGGACATCGACGGACGCGCCAGGAACGGCACCTTCGAGTTCCGGCCCACCTGGCGGGCGATCGGCTCCGAGGACGGGGCGTCCTACGTCTACAACCTGTCGTACCCGACCCGGGGTCCGCTGTACTCCGATCAGGTCTACAAGCCCAAGGACTCCAGGCTCGCCCAGGTCGCCGAGACGTGGAAGGCCATGGGAAAGGAAAGCGACTACCTCGAGTCGCTGTACGTCCGCCCCTCCGGGGGTGACAGCGACTACATCGCCGTCAGCCCGTTCGGCGGGGTCCATGTGCCCGGTACCCGCACCGCCTATTACACGACCGGCGACGACGCCTGGTACCACGGCGCGATGACCAGCTTCCCGTTCGCCGCGTTCATGGGCGACCAGGAACGCACCTACCGGGCCGGACAGCGCAGCGCGGAGGAGTGGTACGGCGGCCCCCTGCGGCCTGCCGCGCCGCGCGACGCCGACGGCAAGCTGATGCTGTCCGCCGAGCGGCAGGGCGACCAGATCGGATTCCAGAACGCACTCTGGGTCGACGGTTCCGGCGACCACTGGTCCTACGGCGGATCGTTCGGCGACCTCGGCAACCTGGCGCTGAAGCGCAACGGCGAGCAGATCGGCACCAGTTACGACCCGTACGGCGTGTTCCAGGTGCCGGACGAGGACTCCGCGTACGAACTCACCCAGAACCTGGAGAAGATCCCCTCCTCGGACCGGAACTGGCTGCGCTCCACCGCCGTCACCACCACATGGAGCTTCCGCTCCCACCGGGAGCCGGACGTCTACTCCCGCGGCCTGCCGATCCTCGCCCCGGCGTACGACCTGCCGGTGGACGGCATGAACACCCTGCCGGCACAGAGCGGCATCAGGGTCGGCCTGTCGGTCGAGGGCCACGCCGGGTACACCCCGGGCGCGATCACGGAGGCCTCGCTGTCCTACTCCTACGACGGCGGCACCACCTGGATCCAGGCGCCGACCCAGCGGCGGGGCGGCCGGTGGACGGCCGTCCTCGACCACACCGGCGCCGCCGGCAAGCAGGTCATGACGAAGGCCACCTTCACCGACGCCAACGGCAACGCGGTCACCCAGACCATCACCCGCGCCTACGACGTCCGGTGACCACCCCGTCCGGCCGGGCTGCCCAATGGAACGGGCAGCCCGGCCGGACGCCATTGCCACCTGTGATCACCAGGCCAACGAGCAGGTCGCCGCTCCCGGCGGTCACTACCGGCGGCCCTCTTCCCGACAGCCGGGACCTGGCGCCACTGATTGCGCGGCATCGCGCCGATCCGCGCCCACCAGGGGCACCCGCACTGGTCACGGTTACGACGCGGGCCACCGGCCGACGTCGCCTTCATCGACGACGCGGAGCATCGCCAACCGACGGCAACGCCGCGATGCGCGTGCCCTGCCCCACGTCCCGCCACATGATCCAAACGACAGGCCCTGGCTTCGCCCGGATCCCAGCGACGACTGCCGCACAGGTGCCGGACTCACGCTCGCCCACAGGCCAAAGGCAATCCGAAGAGATCAGTAGTCCGCCGTGCCCAGTCGCAGGGGCACTTCGCGATCACGGACGGGCGGCAGGCAGCCGGCGGTCTCGCTGCACGCCCCGTACGTGACGAACACCCTTGCGCTGTCGGTGCCTTCGACCCGTCGGACGGGGAGTTCGAGGGTGACCACTCCGTCCTCGTAGACCGGCAGTCCGACGTCGAGGCCAGCCGGGCGCAGCACCCGCGTCTTCGCGTGGGTGGTCGCCGGACCGGTGGCCCTCAGGCCGCCTTCGGCGCGGATACGGGTCGGTATGCCGATCCCGTCGACGCCGCCGTTCGGAAGGGTGAGACTCTAGAGGTGAAATTCCCTCTGCTTCGGCCGTAGTTCCGCGAGGATCAGCAAGCTGCCGCCGTGGGATTCCGCCCGCACCGTGACGGCCACGCCGCCGGCTGTGAAGGGGGCGGCAGTCGCCGTGGTCCTGCTCTCTCCCTGACCTGCGCACCCGGTGAGTGCGGCAGGGCTGCTAGGAGCGCGCAGCCGACCCTCGTCCGGCGGGTCCGGAGCCGAACGGCTACTGCCATCGCTTGAGGGTTGTATTCGACGCCGCCCTTAGGTGCCGAGGGGGCAGATGAAGTCCCGTCCGGTGATGCCGACTTCGCGGTGGACGCCCCCGAGACACCCTCAGTCGTCCGGTGGGAGGTGATGGCGTCGCTGTCACAGCCGCTGAGTGCCGGCAGGGTGAGTGCGGCCAGTGCCGGTGCGGTGGGAAGCAGGGGACGTCTCACGTGACTCCTTGTCGTTCTCTTCTCGGAACCGCCCGGCGAACTGGCGCACACGCCTGGTCAGGTCCTGCCAGCCGGGCGGGGCGGGGTCATGGACGGGGCCGGGGAACCTCGCCCAGCCCGTCGGGGAACCTCGTCCAGGCCGTCCAGGAACACCGCGACACGTCCGCTGGACAGCGACTCCTCTGCACGGGCGAGAGAGGGAGCGTCTGAGGCTCGCCCGACGCCTTCGTCGCGTGGCCCCGTGCTCAGCCGCGCACGGGCATGATGCCGTGCGTCCGGCGGGGTTTGGGGGCATCCAGCATGGTGACGCCGTTGTAGCTGCGGCCTCTGAGGAAAAGCACCGGAGCGGCGACGAAGGCGACGAAGACGGACACGATGCTGACAGGGAACAGGGTGGGGAGCGACTGGCCCTCGGGCAGGGTGCGGCCGCCCTCGTGGACGGCGTAACCGAAGGCCACGAAAAAGACGATGACGCTCAGGGCGGCCAGGGCCAGCAGGACGACGCTGGTTCGGCGGGTGCGTTCCTCCGTGCGGACTTCGGCCAGCAGGGAGGCGTCACACACAGGGCAGGTCAGTTCGACGCTCTGCTTGCCGGACGCCGGTCGGCGTATCTGGTACAGGCTGTCCCGCCAGGTGATCCTGCGAGTCCTGGTGAGAAAGCCGGTCGTCCGGTCACTGAGGATGTGGCGCACCGACACGTCTACGGTGCCTGGTATCGGTCTGTTCATGTCCCCGTGGTCCCCTCCCCGGCACGCGCCCGAGTAGACGCGAGGGAACACAGTGTCGGGTGCGCGACGACGAGGATCAACCGCTCGCGAAAGGCTTTACCTGACCATACCGATCAGCTGGACGATCGTTCCCTGCCTGGGAGTTGCTGCATTCCTGCTCGAAGTCCCGGCGGGACGGGCCCGGCCCGGCTTGTTTTCGGTGAGCTCGAGTGGGCGTGAATGTCTCGTCCGGACCCCCTTGCCTTCCGGGTGTGCGACGGTCGGGGAGATGACGGCTACGTCTTCCTCGGCACGTGCGTGCTGACGCCGTTGCCTGGGTCGGCGTCCAAAGGAAGAGATCAAGACCAGCCCGAACAACCACCACCACGGCTCAACTGCACGGGATCAACCAGGCCCCGCTGCAGTACTGGACGGCGGCACTGGACGGCGGCCCGTTGCCTGGAGGCAACGCCTCGGGAGCCTCCACTGGTCCACGGCCCGTGTGCGCTGGCTGTTCCGCGAAGGGCGTCCGTCACGAGGGGTGTACCGCGGGCGGGCGACGCGCGACGTCGGACCAAACCCGGCGGACACCCCGAGAAGTGGTCCCGGCGGGAGATCGTCGACGGCATCCGCTACATCGTCGACAACGGCGCGAAATGGCGGGCCCTGCCTGCGGATTCCCCCCCGTTGGGGAGGGCTTGCGGGTTCTTCCGGAGGTGGAACCGGGCCGGGGTGGTCACCTCCATCCGTGACCAGCTCCGCCACCGGATCCGTACCGGCAAGGGCAGTTGCCCACCTCCGGTGACGCGGAAGGTGGACTCCCAGTCGTTCAAGGAAACCTCCACCGTCGGCAAGGACAGCCGCGGCTGAGACACCGCGAAGAAAATCAACGGCCGCAAGCGACACATCACCGTGGACACGCTCGGCTTGCCGGGTGATGATCACGGTGAAGCCCGCAGGACATCCAGGACCGCGCCGCTGCCCACGACATGGTCTGGCGCCTGCGCCTCACCCAGCCGCAGATCACCCACGTCTGGGCCGAACGCGGCTACGCCGGCGAACTCGTGGACTGGCTCCGCGAACGCCGCCGGCTCACCTGCATCGTCTCCCGGCCCAAAGGCATCAAGGGCTGTGTCGTCCTGCCCCGACGCCGGAAAGCCGGGCGCACCATCGCCTGGTGCATGAGCACCCCCCGCAACGCACGCGACTACGAACATCTTCCCCAGCACTCCGAAGGACGCCTGAACTGGGCGCTCATCACCATGACGACCCGGCGCCTGACCCGCGAAGGGCCCCGCAGCGACAACTGGTCGGCTGCTCCAGGGTGATTCATGTAAGCGTATGGCGCCTGAACAGCCGTCATCGCAGCCCCGCCAAGGCCGACGACCGATCGGAGGCCTCGGGGATCCGCGCTGTCGAGCACGAGCTCAACCGGACGGCAGGGCCGAGGACCACACGCCGAACCACTGCTCAGCGCCGTACTCATCGAACCGCTCCACCTCGGTGAACCCCAGCTTGGCCGCAAGGCGCATCGAGCGGTCGTTGGCGGTCTGGGTGCAGAGCACCACCGGTTCACTGGGGAGGGCGTCGGCGAACCAGTCGAGTGCCGCTGCGCAGGCCTCGGCGGCGTACCCGCATCCCCACGTTTCCGGCAGAAGAACATGTAGCCGAGTTCGGCCTCTCCGGCATCCGGGCGGACGTGACCCGGACGCTCCGCGTCGCGTCGATCGAGCGTGATCATGCCGATCATCGCTCCGTCGAGATCGATCACGAAGAAGCCAGGGCGCCGCCCCGGCACCTCAGGTGCCGTGCGCTCGAGCTCATCACGCGGTCGAGGGCCACCGATGTAGGTGCCCACCTCTGGCGAGGCGAACAGCTCGATGAGGGCCACACGGTCGCGGGCCTCGGACTCGCGGAACACGAGCCGCTCGTCCGTAACGGGGCAGGTGGCCGACACGCTATATTCGGCCCTCGCGCGGTGCTGGA
This genomic interval carries:
- a CDS encoding S8 family peptidase — encoded protein: MRSITHTVLGAATVAVLTVTAILPSGAAADTPSDGASGKRPIVGGATTAAAGKQVSVTLVTGDRVLVTTDLSGHSSAAVLPRDDGTQPIVQTFQMGKDLYVYPEGASRAIAEGKVDEQLFNVTGLIRQGYDDAHSDTLPLIATYQNSVNLASSAPAAPRGAERGLSLPTVDGVALTADKDTAATFWQDITNARSRSASTLKKLWLDGKVKATLEQSTAQVHAPEAWAAGYDGKGTKVAVLDTGVDAEHPDLVGRVAASENFTDSKTTDDQVGHGTHTASTVGGSGAASDGREKGVAPGTSLLIGKVLNDQGYGQDSWIIAGMQWAVDQQADVVSMSLGNPAIGDCTDPVAQAAQQLSQNTHTLFVIAAGNAGSGTETVSSPGCVPGVLTVGAVDRDDTTAQFSSRGPVAVTHTLKPEIAAPGVDISAANAGGRGVYAYRTMSGTSMATPHVAGAAAVVRQAHPDWTAQQIKAALVASARTGGKVGGADQTGAGVLDVFAAVNQKVLSVPAVQAGSYNWPQDASDRTTVRVPFTNTTGRDLTLRLRVSGVHGNDGSDVDSRIVQLDDDKVRVPAGATAQVPLRIDPTARLNDAQYGAVTGRILATGEGVHVSVPVTLYVQPETVTLRVKVIDRNGKPAAGSSSLDLVKLDIDKGERRTNAGATDQTYSVRPGDYALSSFVMSYDANNAAESVSYLARPQLRITRDTTVVLDARKAHQLSLHTDRPSTVDSTTFSYSRIWDDTWLMAGSVVIGKTVQKVYADIDGRARNGTFEFRPTWRAIGSEDGASYVYNLSYPTRGPLYSDQVYKPKDSRLAQVAETWKAMGKESDYLESLYVRPSGGDSDYIAVSPFGGVHVPGTRTAYYTTGDDAWYHGAMTSFPFAAFMGDQERTYRAGQRSAEEWYGGPLRPAAPRDADGKLMLSAERQGDQIGFQNALWVDGSGDHWSYGGSFGDLGNLALKRNGEQIGTSYDPYGVFQVPDEDSAYELTQNLEKIPSSDRNWLRSTAVTTTWSFRSHREPDVYSRGLPILAPAYDLPVDGMNTLPAQSGIRVGLSVEGHAGYTPGAITEASLSYSYDGGTTWIQAPTQRRGGRWTAVLDHTGAAGKQVMTKATFTDANGNAVTQTITRAYDVR
- a CDS encoding transposase, with amino-acid sequence MSRPDPLAFRVCDGRGDDGYVFLGTCVLTPLPGSASKGRDQDQPEQPPPRLNCTGSTRPRCSTGRRHWTAARCLEATPREPPLVHGPCALAVPRRASVTRGVPRAGDARRRTKPGGHPEKWSRREIVDGIRYIVDNGAKWRALPADSPPLGRACGFFRRWNRAGVVTSIRDQLRHRIRTGKGSCPPPVTRKVDSQSFKETSTVGKDSRG